The window TATTTGTTTCATCAACCATTTTCAGTAATTCGGACCAGCCTGAAACCGGAACAAAAGATTTTTTATACACTTTCTGTGCCGAGATTCTGAGTATATTACCGGTAATAGAAGCGGTGGATGCAAACGAACCATATTCATTGTCCATCCTGAAATTAAGATTTTCTATCCCCTGCACCTCATACTCCTTCGGAATCTCTACCTGTATTTCATACATATAAGTACGCGGAGTAGACATAATGGCATTTACCGAACGGTTGCGTTCCTGTTCTGTCGGTGCCCATTGGACTCCTATCAGTTTTCCTGCATCAAGCATAAAGTTGTTTCCTGCTTTCTTTACCAATCCCTCTACACTGTATTTTACGGTGTATTGAAAGTCTGGATTTGCGGGTGTTATGCCTATGGTATCCATTGAAAAACTGAGTACATCTTTGGGTACAAAATCATGATAGAGACTAATTTCTTGTTTGATGTTGTCTTTCTGCTCTTTCCGCATTTTGTCGAAATAGGCTTTGTATTCGTCAATGTATTTACGTGAATTCTTATCTTCTTCCATTTCCTCTAATAATGTCTTGTTTATCTGCAGATACTTGCGCATTACAGCATTCCAGTCTTCATCAAGAACCAACAAACGCTGAAAATCGCTTTTCAGATCGCCGGTGTATTTGTTTTCACGGTTTACTACTAGTTCAAGCGGATTACTTTGTGAGAAAGCAACCTGCATTTTTACGGTGTTCTTGTTTTGGTCAGCCGTGGTTTGCGGTATGATATACTCGCTGCTATCTCCTGTAATGCCAACCGGCTTGTTTCTGGTATAACCAGTAACAGCAATGGTTGAGGCTTTTTCTCCCTGGAGGCCAGCCGGGATCTCGGTCGCCGCACCAAAACCTTTGGTGAAGAAGAATAGTTGTTTATTGTCATTGGCAGTAGCGATACAGTGCAGATCCTCTGTATCGGTGACCTCATTCATTCGGGCGCCGTTCTTACTGGTTACAAATCCCAGTTTACATTCTATCTGATTCTCTTTCAGCAGTTGCTCCAGCCGGATCATAAACTGTGAAGGCGGAAAGTAATTTATATTGTCTGGCCAGTATAACCGAAGTGCATCATAAATGTATATAGCCAGTGCTCCCTTAGTTGCGTCCGGAGACTGTTGTTTATAGTTCTGTATAGCTGTTGCCACCTTTTTATTGATGTTTTTCAATCCGAACATCTGAGATTTCTGAGTGGCCAATATACATTTTGTGTCGTTTAATATGTCTTCGTACGGAATGTTGCTGTAAACTCCGCTTTTACGTGCACTCGCCGGCTTGTAAATCAGGTTTGAGGTATTGTTCAGTACCTGCATCCGGATCATGGGGAGATCACGCAAAGCTGATAACCATCGTGTGTTTTCAAGATTGTCAATCTTAAGAATATCCTGCTTTTCCACATCAAGGATGGTGGTTTTATCGTCTGTGACGGAGGTTTTCATCTCCGGAGCTCCGTTGATGGAGCGATATTCCACGGTTAGCTTGTTTCCGAATTCGCAATGAACGGAATAGGAGAGGGTAGGGTATTCGGAAAAGAAAGCAAAAACCAGCGAAGGTACATTCTCACTTTCCAGATCCTTTTCTTTATGGATGAAGTAATCAAGAATATCGCCTATCTGCAGATCGGGAATAGCCAGCTTCTTATAGGCTTCCTTGTTGCTCTTTCCTTCCGTAACGCTCACAGCCTCATTGGCTACGTCGACCTCCCGGATGGTGCCGTCCGGTTTTATTATCCGGGCTCCAATCAACGTCCTGAATTTATTGAAACCATAAAATCCCCTTGTTTCCAATTCTTTCCTGAAAGAGACCTCAGAAAATTCTTTCAGGGCTGCCTTGTCATTTATCTTAACCAGGAATCGCTCGGTGTCTGTGTAATACATACTGGGGCTGAAGCCACCACTTTGCAGGAAGCTTGCTAATTTATTCTGCCTTTTAGCCTCAACTTGTTTGTATCTGGCTATGATAACAGCTGATTCATTCCTGTACTTGTCAGGAACGGTATAGTTCCTGAATTGGGGCAGATCCCATCCCCAGACTTCTGCTCTCACTTGTTTGTCATGTTCGGTGTCATCGGCAGCATGAAGCATATCCGGAAATATAAACAGGGCCAGAATCAGCCAAAGAATGCAGGAAAATTGTTTCATTGTATGATAGTTATAGTTTTTTTAAAGTAATTTGTTCCATATAAACTTTTCTGATAGCAGATATCTGGTCATTCCACTCTTTAAAATGACTCTTTTTTATCCATGGATCGAACAAGGTTATCTCTTTCCGATAGATAATCTTATTATCCTTCTGAGTATACGAAACGGTAAAAAGAAGGTTACTATTCTTAAATGTCTGACCGGAAGGAAGTCCGGTAACCTTATATCCCTGAGGAATCTGAATCGTGAACTGCCTTACCGTGCGATCTTTAAACGGGAAGAGGTAGTCATTTTCTCGTTTGGTGGTATCGATAGTTATTTCCGCATAATCTTTTATGGCATCCGGATCAATGTATAGCTCATCCTGAAAGGCTTGTATGGCCGATTTGCGCTCCACCTGATAACTAATGGAGAGGCAGTCCGACTGGGACTCCGTTCCGGAAAGGAGAATATCCGTGGCTTTGTCCTGCACTTTCCCTTTCTCAAGAAACTGCCTGATAACATTGGCCTGTCTGTCCTTCTCCGTAGCATGAATCTGCAATAAAGTCAACTGTTTTGATTCCCCGTAAAAGGAGTTTACGGCCTTGCCACTCAGTGCACCGGCGGTAACTGTATATTCGCACGAAAGGCTGTCTGTGTTTTGTGCAGGAGAAACGGTAGGAGTGTTCTCTATCAGATAGTTGTCCCCGTCTTCGATCATGGCTTTTCTTCCTTGTATCGACTGTGGATACTGACCTAATGGCATATACTTTACGGTTGGATCAAGGAAATAGAGCTTATTGTTCCACTTCAAAGCACATATCATGTGATTTGAGTTTGGTAATGGGACTGTGAAGTCGAAATCAATCTGATTTGTGGCTATCCAGACAAGTCGTGCATCGAAACCGGCTGTTACGAGCAGCGATTTCAGTAAATTGGCCATTCCTTTGCAGTCACCATATTTTTTCTGAAGCACATTCTGTGCGTCATCCGGTTTGAATCCCATGATTCCATACTCGTTGGCAATGTAGCGGATATTATCTTGTACCCATGCATAGATCGCTTTGATCTTGCTTTCCGGAGTACTACAATCTTTGACTATTTCCTGCAATTTATTACGGATAATTGTTGAATCACTGTTGTCTTGAAGGGTAGCGCCGTGATTCCATTGATAAAGAGTGCTTAGATTGTCAAAAATGGATTGCCTGGATTTACCGGTGGTTGCTGTTTTGGAAACAATTATCAGATGTGGGTAGATATAGGAAAATCCCGGCCTGTAAGGTTCCTGTTTTTCTGCCTTTTGATTCTCAATGTGATAGATGTAGGTATGTGTCTTTTCCTTTTCGTCAGTTATAACCTCTTTCTTAACATTTGTGCCAAAATTCTTCTCATAAATATCAATGTCCATCCAATAGGGAACAACCAGTTTCACGGTTTTGTTTTTCACAAACAGTGGCTCAGAGAGATAGGTTCCTGAGAAATAGTGCGGATCGTGAAAAATCTTTTTAAAAGAGACTTCCGCGTTTCTGTTTTTCAGCGTAAAGGGTAAATTCAGCGTGCAGATTTTAGTGTCGTTATAAAACAGTCCTTCTTCCTGATACATGCTGTACTCAGGTTTTACCCCTTTCAATCCCTTAATCCGGACGTTTTCTACTTCTGAGGAATTATCGTAGAACTTAGCTAAAACTATCTTTTCCGATATTCTGGTACATTCGTATGCAGCTGATGATTTTTCCTCAATAAACGGTTCTTTGTTGTCATTGAGTTTAAAGGTGAATACATCCTCCATGCTGGTGATAATTACATTATCATCTTCTGTCTGTGCAAAGATGGAAGTGCAGCAAAAGCAAAGGAAAAAGCAAATGATGAATCGTGTTCGTTTATTCATAAGTCTACTTGCCGGTCATTAATATTGAAGTTTCTGAATTCTTGTGTTTGTTATATAATGGGGCAAATGTATAAAATAATTCTGGTTTTATACCATGAAAAATGTAAAATATCTGTTTGTGTGTTTTACTACTTTGTCCAGCTTACCTGGTTCCATTTAATAATATGTTACCCCTATTTGCTCTTTACAGGCATTCGCTCCCAGAGCCACAGCGGAATCATTCTCCAGAAAAACACTAGAATAGCATATCGGTTATCAATCATTGCAATGCGCTTTTTCTTTTTCAGAGCATGGATAATCCGTTCTGCAACATGATCGGGTTTCATAAGCAGGGGGTAATTGCCGTCTTTCAGAAGATCTGTCTGAACAAATCCGGGACGGATATCAGTAAAGGTAATATTCAGTTTCTCCATGTGGGAGAGCTGTGCCAGCGCATTGATGTAAGAGTTCTGAAAACGTTTGGTGGCTGAGTAGGCCGGGGCAGCACCCAGCCCTTTTGTCCCGGCAATGGAACTGATCACTGCCAGATGGCCTCCTCCCTTTTCCCTGAAGTAGTTAAAGGCAGCTGTAACCATTCGGATAAATCCACCCACATTGGTCTTTGCCGTGTTGATCTCAATATCGGCTTTCAATGCAATATTCTGGCTACCCACACCAGAACTGAGCAGAAACAGATCCATCCCACCCAGTTTATCGATGAGCAGTTGTAACTTCTCAGGCGCATCTTCTTTTGTCACATCCAACTCCTGTATCTCAACCAGACCGGGTGCAGTGGACCGAAACTTCTCCAATGCTTCTTTTCGTCTGCCGGCTACGCCCACATGCCATCCCAGTTTCAGATAACCTTTTGCAACTTCGTATCCAATGCCGGAAGTAGCTCCTATAATGATTACTTTTTTCATCTTATTTGTTTTAGAAAAAACAAATATAACTTATTTATTTTTATTATATGAAATATTCATATAATTTGTAACAAGGATTCTCTATCTCAATAAATTCAGATAACATTGTTTTATTTACAATTAATTATCCGGTTTTTTTTGTATTTTGCACAATGCTTTTGTGATTAATAATGCACTCATTTCAAATGAATTATAAATAATCGTTAAAGATTAATGGCATGATTGGAGCAATTGCGGGAGATATTGTTGGTTCTCTCGCCTAAGGTTTGTAGCTTCTCTGTTTGAAAATAATAGTCCATAATATAAAAATTAGTAAGAATATATGAATATAAAAATAGCCTGTATCCTGTTAATCAGTGCCTTACTGCCTATTGCAGTGCAAGCACAGCCTCTAAGAGATAGCACCCAGATAAAAAAAAGCTATACGGTGGACGAAGTTGTTGTGACTGGTACGCGGAATGAAACAGATATACGCCATTTACCAATGAGTATATCCGTGGTCAACCGGCAACAGATTGACCAACGTTATGAACAATCTTTACTCCCTTTATTGACAGAACAAGTACCGGGACTTTTCACCACCGGACGTGGTATTATGGGATACGGCGTATCAACAGGTGCTGCAGGTGGTATGAGTTTACGAGGGGTGGGTGGTAGTCCTACTACTGAGTTGTTAGTGCTTATCGATGGGCATCCGCAATACATGGGATTGATGGGACACCCATTAGCCGATGCTTACCAGTCTATGCTGGTCGAACGTGTGGAAGTGGTACGCGGTCCTGCGTCGGTTTTATATGGTTCGAATGCGATGGGAGGCGTTATTAACATCGTAACACGTAAGTTAGAGGAAGATGGCATAAAGAACGATGTGAGATTGAGCTATGGTTCATACAATACACTGACAACCGAAGTTTCCAACCGCATCCGCAAAGGACGTTTCAGCAGTGTTGTGACGGCTTCTTACAATCGGACAGACGGACATCGGGAAAACATGGACTTCGATCAATATGGCGGTTATCTGAAATTAGGATACGAGTTCAGCCATGCATGGAACATCTTTGCCGATGCTAATCTTACGCATTTCAATGCATCCAATCCGGGAATGGTGACAGCTCCTGTTTTAGACAATGATTCACGCATTACCCGGGGAATGGCCTCCTTCTCAATTGAAAATAATTACAGTCACACTTCGGGTGCTTTGAAGTTCTTTTATAATTGGGGACGGCACAAAATCAATGACGGCTATTCTGCAGGACAAGATCCGCTCGACTATCGGTTTAATTCCAAAGACCGGATGTTGGGCATCACGTGGTATCAAAGTGCCACTCTCTTCACAGGCAACCGAATTACATTCGGGGTAGATTATCAACATCTCGGTGGGGAGGCATGGAATCAGTTTACGGACAGTCGCACAGAAATTGCAGATAAAACAGAAAACGAGATAGCCGGTTATCTGGATTTCCGGCAGGCACTCGGCACACTCTTTACGCTGGACATTGGCCAGCGTGTGGATCATCACTCACAAACCGGAACGGAATGGATACCTCAGGCGGGATTGTCTATGCACCTGCCCCGGACAGCCGAACTGAAAGCAATGGTAAGCAAAGGTTTCCGCAATCCCACTATTCGCGAACTTTATATGTTCCGTCCGCAAAACCCTGATTTGAAGCCAGAAAGGATGATAAACTATGAAATATCCTTTTCTCAGAGCCTGATGAACAAAGCCCTTTCGTATGGTCTGAACCTTTATTATATCAACGGTGACAATATGATTCAGACAGTGCCTGTTAATGGCAGGCCTATGAACATCAATACGGGGAAAATAGAAAACCGGGGTGTGGAAACAAATGTCAGTTACCGGATGAATCCTTCGTGGATGTTTACCGCCAATTATAGTTGGCTGAGAATGAAATATCCCGTTGTGGCAGCTCCCGAACATAAGTTATATGCCGGCGCTGATTATTCAAAGGGAAAATGGAATGTATCAACCGGTGTGCAATATATCTGCGGACTTTATACCTCTATCAATCCTGAAACGAAAGAAAATTTTGTGTTGTGGAATTTGAGGGGCAGCTATCGTTTGTGCCGTTTAGCTCATCTGTTTGTACGTGGAGAGAATTTATTAGCGCAATGTTATGAAATAAATGCCGGTTATCCCATGCCGGGAGCTACAATAATGGGTGGCATTAATTTAAACTTTTAATATAAATGAATATGGAAGCAACAACTATTAAACTTTATTCGCTGAATTACAGTAATGTGAAAACCTATCTGGCAGCATCTCTTTTTGTTATTGGCAACATGGCTTTGCCACAACTTTGCCATTTAGTACCGCAAGGTGGTATTACCTTATTGCCTATTTATTTCTTTACGCTTATTGGTGCGTATAAGTACGGCTGGAAAGTAGGATTACTGACTGGAATTCTTTCACCGTTGCTGAATTCTATGCTTTTCGGAATGCCTCTGCCAGCTGCATTGCCAGCTATTCTTTTTAAGTCGGCATTGCTTGCAACCGCAGCCGGATTTGCTGCCGGATATTATAAACGAATTTCCGTACCCATTTTGATTATGGTAGTTCTTTTCTATCAGATAGCAGGAACATTAATAGAATGGCTGATGGTCAGAGATTTCTATTCAGCAATTCAAGATTTCCGGATGGGTGTTCCAGGTATGCTAATGCAAATCTTTGGTGGCTTTCTTTTAATTAAATATTTAATCCGTAAATAACTAAATAAAGAATTTATTATGAGGAATTTAGGGTTCGGGCTTATGCGTTTGCCACTGAAAGATCAGAATGATCAGTCCAGCATCGACATGGAGACTATGAACAAAATGGTGGATACTTTCCTGGAAAGAGGTTTTACTTACTTTGATACCGCATATATGTATCATGCGTTTAAGAGTGAAATTGCTGCAAGAGAGTCTTTGGTAAAACGTCATAAAAGAGATAGTTTTACTTTGGCAAGCAAACTGCCGGTAATGTTTCTGAAAACAAAAGAAGATCAGGAACAGATTTTTAATGAGCAGCTGGAGAAATGTGGCGTGGATTATTTTGATTATTATCTTCTTCATGCTTTGAGCATTTCACATTATAAGATAGCTCAGAATTTTGAATAGGTTTTACTTTGTATGTAAAAAAATAGAATCAAATATTGAAGATTATAGAAATAGGCAAAAGTATTTGATAACAAACTTATGAAACGCTTTCTTTTATATCTGATTGCGTTTATAGCTTCGGTTTTTGTGCAAGCGACGTCACAAAAACCGAAGCTATTTTTTATGAATGACTCTTGTAAGCTCGTAAAGTCCTGTTCCACAGATATCAGAGTTTATCTTTCTTGGTGAAAGTATTCTAAATCAATAACTATCAAAGAACTTCTGGATCTAAGGTGACATAACACGAGTTCCAAAGCTGATAACTCATTATTTCACGGTAATCATTACCTCTCTTTTTGTGTGCCTCTCCTTTATCCATACAAAACTTATTGATGCTATTCGTTGTTTATACATAATATAAATAAGATAACAGTTATGGAATATGAACTAGCAATTATAGGTGGCGGACCTGCAGGCTATAACGCTGCGGAAAGAGCTGCTGCAAACGGACTGAAAACAGTTCTTTTTGAGAAGAATGCAATTGGAGGGGTATGCCTCAATGAAGGTTGCATTCCTACCAAAACATTGTTATATTCAGCAAAGATTCTGGATAATATAAAAAGTGCTTCAAAATATGGAATCCTCGTAGATGGCAATCCTACTTTTGACTTTGAGAAAATTATGAGTCGCAAGAATAAAGTAGTCAAGAAACTTACTTCCGGAGTTGATATGAAGTTGAAAGCTCATGGTGTTCATATTGTGGAGGGTACAGCTACTGTTTTGGGTGAAAAGGATGAGGCAATCAATATATTTTGTAATAATGAGGTATATCCAGTAAAGTATTTGTTGCTCTGTGCCGGCTCCGAAACAGTAATTCCTCCTATTAAAGGTTTATCCGAAACCGAGTACTGGACTTCAAAAGAAGCTCTGGAGCTCAAAGTATTACCAAATTCTCTAGCCATTATAGGAGGAGGAGTAATCGGAATGGAGTTTGCCTCATTTTTCAACAGCATGGGTGTTAAAGTTACCGTTATTGAAATGATGCCTGAAATACTGGGAGTAATGGATAAGGAAATATCTGCTATGCTTAGGGCTGATTACACCAAGAAGGGTGTACGCTTTTTAGTTGACACGAAAGTTACGGAAGTATCTGCCGGTAAAGTCTTTGTTGAAAGGAATGGTAAGCCCGAAACAATAGACGTTGAAAAGATTCTGATGAGTGTAGGGCGAAGGCCCGTTACTGCAAATTTAGGAATTGAGAAGCTCAATATTGAACTTCAGAGAAGCGGAGTGAAAGTTAATGAGTTTATGCAGACAAGTCACCCCCGTGTTTATGCCTGTGGTGATATAACTGGTTATTCTTTACTTGCACATACCGCTATTCGCGAGGGCGAAGTGGCTGTCAACCATATCCTGGGTATAGACGATAAAATGAATTACGATGCTATTCCCGGAGTAGTATATACTAATCCAGAACTCGCAGGAACAGGAAAAACGGAAGAAGAGTTAACTGCAAGTGGCATCAATTATCATGTACTGAAACTACCCATGGCCTATTCCGGACGATTCGTTGCTGAAAATGAGCAAGGCAACGGACTCTGTAAACTGATAACAGATGATGATGATCGCATAATAGGATTTCATCTGTTAGGCAATCCGGCATCGGAGCTGATTATGAGCATGAGTATGGCTATTGAGAAAGGATATACGGTAGATGAACTGAAGAAACAGATATTCCCGCATCCCACAGTCAGTGAAATTATTCGTGAGACTCTGTTTGCATAGTAAGTTAAACCCATTTATAATCAATAAATATGCTCTGCATAAATAATTCGCATACCGATGCCTGTTTCAATCTGGCTGCAGAAGAATACCTCCTTCGTTCTTTCTCAGAAAATATTTTTATGCTATGGCAGAATGAGCCATCGGTCATTGTAGGTAAACATCAGAATGTATGGGCTGAGGTAAACCTGGATTTTGTAAGAGACAATCACATAAAAGTGGTTCGTCGGTATTCGGGAGGTGGGGCAGTATATCACGATGCCGGTAATCTTAACTTTACCTTTATTGAAAACAGTAGCAATACCGATTTCAATAAATACGCAACTCAGATTCAGAACCTTCTTAAAGAGATAGGAATAGATGCAAAGGCAGATGAACGAAGAGCACTTACTCTCAACGGTTTAAAGATATCCGGAAGTGCACAGTGTATTCATAAGAACAGAGTGATGTATCATGCAACACTCCTTTTCTCAACAAATCTGGCAAATCTGTCCGCTGCTTTATTGCCCCATCCTTCGCAGCTTGATAACAAAGAAGCAAATCAACGTCCTGTTTACGTAAAATCAGTCCGGAGTCTGGTAACCAATATCCGGGAATATATACCCGGCTCAATGCAAATCAATGATTTAAAAAATGTGATAATGAATTATTTTATAGACAACAAGACAGATAACAATACATATACTTTTAACAAAAAAGATATAGAAGCCATCAGGCAGTTAAGAGAGGAGAAGTATTCCACTTCCAACTGGATTTTTAATGCATCATATTTTAAATAAAAATTATTAGCTATGGCTACATTTGAAATAAAAATGCCCAAACTGGGCGAAAGTATTACTGAAGGTACCATTATGACATGGTCAGTAAAAGTAGGCGATATTATTAAAGAAGACGATATATTGTTTGAAGTGAGCACAGCCAAGGTGAGTGCTGAAATTCCTTCTCCGGTAGATGGAAAGATTCTAAAACTTCTTTTCAAGGAAGGAGATACTGTTGCAGTAGGTACTGTGGTTGCTATTGTACAACTTGATGGCGATTCTGATGAAGAGATTGCCGTAACATCTGCAAGCTCTGCTGCACCAATAAAGACTGTAAAGGAAGAGGATGCCAGATGGCTTTCTCCTATTGTACTTCAGATTGCTCAGGAAGCACAACTGTCTCAGGAAGAGTTGGATAGTATTCCTGGTACAGGCTATTCAGGACGATTAAGTAAAAAAGATATTAAAGACTATGTAGATCAGAAAAAGAAAGGTGTTCAACCGTCTGTTCATACTGCAGAGCCAAAAGCTGTTGCTGAGGCAAAACAAACTGTTGAGGCTAAACTGGTAGCAGAGGTTAAACCCGCCATTGAATCTAAGACTGCAACAGTCAGTGAAACAAAGTCGGCATCGTCTCTGTTACCTCCAATTCCTGTATCTGAGGGTGATGAGATTGTTGAGATGGACTTTGTCCGCCGTATAATTGCCGATCATATGGTCCTTTCTAAGAATGTATCGCCCCATGTTACTACCGTGGTTGAGGTTGATGTAACCAAGCTTGTCCGTTGGCGTGAGCGCAATAAAGAGGCCTTTGCACGTCGTGAAGGTATACCACTTACATACATGCCGGCTATTGTGGAAGCCGTAACGAAAGCATTGCAGGAATTCCGTTATGTAAATGCTTCGGTTGATGGTTATCGCATGATTCTGAAGAAAAAAATAAATATTGGTGTTGCGGTATCACTCAATGATGGAAACCTTATTGTTCCTGTTATTCATAATGCAGATAAGTTAAGCCTAAGCGGACTTGCCGGCAGTATAGATACTCTTGCCGCCAAAGCCCGTAGTAATAAACTTTCCCCCGATGATATTCAGGGTGGAACTTTCACCATTACTAACTTTGGTACTTTCAAGAATATCATAGGTACACCTATCATTAATCAACCGGAGGTAGCTATCCTTGGCGTAGGCTATATTGAGAAAAAACCTTCTGTGGTAGAAACTCCCGAAGGGGATACTATTGCTATCCGTCACAAGATGTATCTTTCACTTTCTTATGATCACCGTATTGTGAATGGTGCTATGGGAGGTGCTTTTCTGAAACGCATTGCTGATTATCTGGAAAACTGGAATGCATGATTTACTGATTGATCGTAATTTTTAAAGAAAGAATAAAATGAAAAAGTTCGATATAAAGACAACTGATAAAGCGACTCTCAAAAAATGGTACCATCTGATGACGCTTGGCAGAGCAATTGATGAGAAAGCACCTGCCTATTTATTGCAATCATTGGGGTGGTCGTTTCACGCACCTTATGCCGGGCATGATGGTATTCAGCTTGCTATGGGGCAAGTCTTTACAAAAGGGGAAGATTTCTTGTTCCCTTATTACCGTGATATGCTTGCTGCGCTTTCTGCTGGAATGACTGCAGAGGAGATAATCCTCAACGGACTGTCAAAAGCAACCGACCTCACAAGTGGAGGACGACACATGTCCAATCATTTTGCAAAGATGGAGTGGAACATTGAGAATATTTCATCGGCCACAGGTACTCAGGATCTTCATGCTGTTGGTGTGGCTCGTGCGATGGTCTATTATGGTCATAAAGGAGTGGTCATTACTTCTCATGGCGAGGCTTCAGTATCCGAAGGGTTTGTTTATGAAGCTATAAACGGGGCAAGTACAGAATGTTTACCTGTAATCTTCGTAATTCAGGATAACGGTTTTGGTATATCTGTTCCTAAAAAAGATCAGACTGCTAATCGTAAGGTTGCTGCCAACTTTTCCGGATTCAAGAATCTCAAAATCATTTATTGCAATGGAAAAGATGTGTTCGATTCCGTGAATGCCATGACCGAGGCCCGTGAATATGCTATCTCCACACATAATCCTGTTATTGTTCATGCAAACTGTGTGCGTATTGGTTCACACTCCAATTCCGATAAACAGACACTATATCGTGATGAAAATGAATTATCTTATGTGAAAGCTGCCGATCCGCTATACAAATTCCGGCGGATGTTATTGCGTTACGAGCGGTTTACGGAGGATGAACTTAAGAAGATTGAGGAAGAAGCAAAGAAAGAGCTGAGTGCATCCAATAAGAAAGCCATTGCTGCACCCGATCCTGACGCATCAACGGTTCTCGATTTTGTACTTCCTGAACCTTATCTGCCTAAAGTCTACACCGATGGAACTCACAACAAGGAGGGAGAAAAGAC of the uncultured Bacteroides sp. genome contains:
- a CDS encoding ECF transporter S component — its product is MEATTIKLYSLNYSNVKTYLAASLFVIGNMALPQLCHLVPQGGITLLPIYFFTLIGAYKYGWKVGLLTGILSPLLNSMLFGMPLPAALPAILFKSALLATAAGFAAGYYKRISVPILIMVVLFYQIAGTLIEWLMVRDFYSAIQDFRMGVPGMLMQIFGGFLLIKYLIRK
- a CDS encoding aldo/keto reductase, with protein sequence MRNLGFGLMRLPLKDQNDQSSIDMETMNKMVDTFLERGFTYFDTAYMYHAFKSEIAARESLVKRHKRDSFTLASKLPVMFLKTKEDQEQIFNEQLEKCGVDYFDYYLLHALSISHYKIAQNFE
- a CDS encoding DUF3857 domain-containing protein, with translation MKQFSCILWLILALFIFPDMLHAADDTEHDKQVRAEVWGWDLPQFRNYTVPDKYRNESAVIIARYKQVEAKRQNKLASFLQSGGFSPSMYYTDTERFLVKINDKAALKEFSEVSFRKELETRGFYGFNKFRTLIGARIIKPDGTIREVDVANEAVSVTEGKSNKEAYKKLAIPDLQIGDILDYFIHKEKDLESENVPSLVFAFFSEYPTLSYSVHCEFGNKLTVEYRSINGAPEMKTSVTDDKTTILDVEKQDILKIDNLENTRWLSALRDLPMIRMQVLNNTSNLIYKPASARKSGVYSNIPYEDILNDTKCILATQKSQMFGLKNINKKVATAIQNYKQQSPDATKGALAIYIYDALRLYWPDNINYFPPSQFMIRLEQLLKENQIECKLGFVTSKNGARMNEVTDTEDLHCIATANDNKQLFFFTKGFGAATEIPAGLQGEKASTIAVTGYTRNKPVGITGDSSEYIIPQTTADQNKNTVKMQVAFSQSNPLELVVNRENKYTGDLKSDFQRLLVLDEDWNAVMRKYLQINKTLLEEMEEDKNSRKYIDEYKAYFDKMRKEQKDNIKQEISLYHDFVPKDVLSFSMDTIGITPANPDFQYTVKYSVEGLVKKAGNNFMLDAGKLIGVQWAPTEQERNRSVNAIMSTPRTYMYEIQVEIPKEYEVQGIENLNFRMDNEYGSFASTASITGNILRISAQKVYKKSFVPVSGWSELLKMVDETNKFYTQSVILKRLQ
- a CDS encoding TonB-dependent receptor → MNIKIACILLISALLPIAVQAQPLRDSTQIKKSYTVDEVVVTGTRNETDIRHLPMSISVVNRQQIDQRYEQSLLPLLTEQVPGLFTTGRGIMGYGVSTGAAGGMSLRGVGGSPTTELLVLIDGHPQYMGLMGHPLADAYQSMLVERVEVVRGPASVLYGSNAMGGVINIVTRKLEEDGIKNDVRLSYGSYNTLTTEVSNRIRKGRFSSVVTASYNRTDGHRENMDFDQYGGYLKLGYEFSHAWNIFADANLTHFNASNPGMVTAPVLDNDSRITRGMASFSIENNYSHTSGALKFFYNWGRHKINDGYSAGQDPLDYRFNSKDRMLGITWYQSATLFTGNRITFGVDYQHLGGEAWNQFTDSRTEIADKTENEIAGYLDFRQALGTLFTLDIGQRVDHHSQTGTEWIPQAGLSMHLPRTAELKAMVSKGFRNPTIRELYMFRPQNPDLKPERMINYEISFSQSLMNKALSYGLNLYYINGDNMIQTVPVNGRPMNINTGKIENRGVETNVSYRMNPSWMFTANYSWLRMKYPVVAAPEHKLYAGADYSKGKWNVSTGVQYICGLYTSINPETKENFVLWNLRGSYRLCRLAHLFVRGENLLAQCYEINAGYPMPGATIMGGINLNF
- a CDS encoding transglutaminase domain-containing protein yields the protein MNKRTRFIICFFLCFCCTSIFAQTEDDNVIITSMEDVFTFKLNDNKEPFIEEKSSAAYECTRISEKIVLAKFYDNSSEVENVRIKGLKGVKPEYSMYQEEGLFYNDTKICTLNLPFTLKNRNAEVSFKKIFHDPHYFSGTYLSEPLFVKNKTVKLVVPYWMDIDIYEKNFGTNVKKEVITDEKEKTHTYIYHIENQKAEKQEPYRPGFSYIYPHLIIVSKTATTGKSRQSIFDNLSTLYQWNHGATLQDNSDSTIIRNKLQEIVKDCSTPESKIKAIYAWVQDNIRYIANEYGIMGFKPDDAQNVLQKKYGDCKGMANLLKSLLVTAGFDARLVWIATNQIDFDFTVPLPNSNHMICALKWNNKLYFLDPTVKYMPLGQYPQSIQGRKAMIEDGDNYLIENTPTVSPAQNTDSLSCEYTVTAGALSGKAVNSFYGESKQLTLLQIHATEKDRQANVIRQFLEKGKVQDKATDILLSGTESQSDCLSISYQVERKSAIQAFQDELYIDPDAIKDYAEITIDTTKRENDYLFPFKDRTVRQFTIQIPQGYKVTGLPSGQTFKNSNLLFTVSYTQKDNKIIYRKEITLFDPWIKKSHFKEWNDQISAIRKVYMEQITLKKL
- a CDS encoding SDR family NAD(P)-dependent oxidoreductase: MKKVIIIGATSGIGYEVAKGYLKLGWHVGVAGRRKEALEKFRSTAPGLVEIQELDVTKEDAPEKLQLLIDKLGGMDLFLLSSGVGSQNIALKADIEINTAKTNVGGFIRMVTAAFNYFREKGGGHLAVISSIAGTKGLGAAPAYSATKRFQNSYINALAQLSHMEKLNITFTDIRPGFVQTDLLKDGNYPLLMKPDHVAERIIHALKKKKRIAMIDNRYAILVFFWRMIPLWLWERMPVKSK